A genomic window from Candidatus Pelagisphaera phototrophica includes:
- a CDS encoding PmoA family protein produces the protein MKPNNFSIAALTALAVAIFPASLADEGFSIEETDFGLTVKYDRELVTNYIVDQANKPYLWPFIGPTGKPMTRAYPMKEVDGEQFDHPHHRSIWFGHQNINGFDTWLELRTGTEKKLDADKLTAFKKKIGRTVHREFSQIDANEKRAIVKTRNDYVGSDGKKLMSDERTIVIRKTKNQVVLDFDISFIAEYGDVRVGDIKDAGLSVRIPSAMALKEGKGGRIFNSEGIRDGDTWSKRAAWVDYHGPLEGDHVGIAILNHPSSFRYPTPWHVRDYGLFTANPFGFNSLDKSRDDKTFTLTEGTRFFMKHRIIFHKGNTEQAKIAQAFERYSR, from the coding sequence ATGAAACCGAATAATTTCTCAATCGCTGCATTGACCGCTCTCGCGGTAGCAATTTTCCCGGCTAGCTTGGCAGATGAAGGCTTTTCGATCGAAGAAACTGACTTTGGCCTCACTGTTAAATATGATCGCGAACTGGTTACAAACTACATCGTTGATCAGGCGAATAAACCGTACCTATGGCCTTTTATTGGTCCGACGGGGAAGCCGATGACCCGGGCCTATCCGATGAAAGAAGTCGATGGCGAGCAGTTTGATCACCCGCATCACCGTTCGATTTGGTTTGGGCATCAAAACATCAATGGATTTGATACATGGCTCGAGTTGCGAACCGGGACTGAAAAGAAACTCGATGCTGATAAGCTGACGGCATTCAAGAAAAAGATAGGGCGAACTGTTCATCGGGAGTTTTCCCAGATTGATGCGAACGAGAAGCGAGCAATTGTTAAAACACGAAACGACTACGTGGGCAGCGATGGCAAAAAGCTTATGTCAGATGAGCGAACCATCGTGATTCGAAAGACGAAGAATCAGGTTGTTCTAGATTTTGATATTTCGTTTATCGCGGAATATGGCGATGTGCGGGTTGGGGATATTAAAGATGCGGGACTGAGCGTCCGCATTCCATCCGCAATGGCCTTGAAGGAAGGAAAGGGTGGACGTATTTTTAATAGCGAAGGTATCCGCGATGGCGATACTTGGAGCAAGCGAGCTGCCTGGGTCGATTACCACGGGCCTTTGGAAGGCGATCATGTGGGCATTGCGATTCTGAATCATCCGTCAAGTTTTCGCTACCCCACCCCCTGGCACGTTCGAGACTACGGGCTTTTCACGGCGAACCCTTTTGGATTTAATAGTCTGGATAAATCTCGGGACGATAAAACGTTCACTCTCACCGAGGGGACGCGGTTCTTTATGAAGCATCGAATTATCTTTCATAAGGGCAACACGGAGCAGGCGAAAATCGCCCAAGCGTTCGAACGCTACTCGAGGTAG
- a CDS encoding mandelate racemase/muconate lactonizing enzyme family protein has translation MDISSHSVQIIDASLHFLPIEMRVPLKFGRQVLTKVVCARACLKVQGTDGKTAVGWGETPLSVGWVWPSTIDYKARESALQTFTKTLTREFRQFPCQGHALVIGHSFMETRLLDLQSAFNAEREESHHLPHLAALVCFSPLDIALHDAYGNLCDQPVYKTYTSEYLNMDLSHFLKPKERFKGKFPSDYFSQPKEKLPVWHLVGGLDPIEESQLDGSEPDDGYPVLIRDWIDQDGLNCLKIKLRGDDSGWDYDRLVAIGKIALEKDVEWLTTDFNCAVTEPEYVNEILDKLKDEHPRIYQSILYVEQPFPYDIETHKIDVRSVSARKPLFMDESAHDWKLVRLGRELGWTGVALKTCKTQTGALLSLCWAKEHGMTLMVQDLTNPMLAQLPHVQLANHAGTIMGVESNGMQFYPAASLEEQAVHPGIFQRRNGILDLSTIQGSGFGYRVGEIKRQLPEPAVEFEKAD, from the coding sequence ATGGATATTTCCTCTCATTCAGTCCAGATCATCGACGCAAGCCTCCATTTCCTTCCTATCGAGATGCGGGTACCTTTGAAATTCGGGCGCCAAGTTCTGACCAAAGTCGTTTGCGCCAGGGCATGCTTGAAGGTTCAAGGAACTGACGGCAAAACCGCGGTCGGCTGGGGCGAAACGCCTCTAAGTGTCGGATGGGTTTGGCCTTCTACAATCGACTATAAAGCCCGCGAATCCGCACTCCAAACATTCACCAAAACACTCACCCGGGAATTCAGACAATTCCCCTGTCAAGGCCATGCCCTCGTAATTGGCCATTCGTTTATGGAAACCCGGTTATTGGATCTCCAGTCAGCGTTCAACGCGGAAAGGGAGGAATCGCATCACCTTCCTCACCTAGCCGCACTCGTTTGCTTTTCACCCTTGGATATCGCCCTCCATGATGCGTATGGGAACCTTTGCGACCAGCCGGTTTACAAAACCTACACGAGCGAATATCTCAACATGGACCTCTCTCATTTTCTGAAACCTAAAGAGCGGTTCAAAGGCAAATTCCCCTCCGACTACTTTTCCCAACCAAAAGAAAAACTCCCGGTATGGCACCTTGTTGGTGGCTTGGATCCAATCGAGGAAAGCCAGCTCGACGGTAGCGAACCCGATGATGGATACCCAGTCTTAATCCGCGACTGGATCGACCAAGACGGCTTGAATTGTCTGAAAATAAAACTACGTGGAGACGATTCTGGATGGGACTACGACCGGCTCGTTGCAATTGGGAAAATCGCTCTGGAGAAAGATGTGGAATGGCTCACGACAGATTTCAACTGCGCGGTAACGGAACCGGAGTATGTGAATGAAATTCTAGACAAACTGAAAGACGAACATCCGAGAATCTATCAATCGATCCTCTACGTCGAGCAGCCATTCCCCTATGACATCGAGACCCATAAAATCGATGTTCGCAGCGTCAGCGCCCGCAAACCACTTTTTATGGACGAGAGTGCTCACGACTGGAAACTCGTTCGCCTGGGACGGGAACTGGGTTGGACGGGAGTGGCCCTAAAAACTTGTAAGACTCAAACTGGCGCCCTACTCAGCCTCTGCTGGGCGAAAGAACATGGAATGACTCTGATGGTTCAGGACCTCACAAACCCTATGCTCGCCCAATTGCCTCATGTCCAACTTGCCAATCACGCTGGTACGATCATGGGTGTGGAAAGCAATGGCATGCAGTTTTACCCAGCCGCCTCTCTTGAAGAGCAAGCCGTTCACCCCGGCATCTTTCAACGTCGCAATGGTATCCTTGATTTAAGCACAATTCAAGGTAGCGGCTTCGGTTACCGGGTCGGTGAAATCAAACGCCAACTCCCAGAACCTGCGGTAGAATTTGAAAAGGCAGATTAA
- the uxaC gene encoding glucuronate isomerase: MSFITDDFLLQNDTARTLYHEYAKNEPIFDYHCHLPPEDVAGNRRFANLFEIWLEGDHYKWRAMRANGVPEPLCTGDADPYEKFLAWCKTVPHTLRNPLYHWSHLELQRYFDIDLPINEDTAKEIWETGNETLKSDDLSAHGILKRFKVKVVGTTDDPTDSLENHQAIQSMDLDTKVIPTFRPDKGLQVDNPTAFNEWVGRLGEVAGIAIDSLSSFLDALKKRHDFFHEMGGRLTDHGLERCFYAETSEATVSNVFNNTRKGTAASKSEREQFGFFLMREVGRWNAEKAWAMQLHLGALRSNNTRMFNAVGPDTGFDSIGDTPQVETMGKFFDSLDQTNQLPKTVVYNLNWSDNYSVATMLGNFQDGVIPGKMQLGTGWWHLDQKEAMAAQMNALSNLGLFPRFVGMLTDSRSFLSYPRHEYFRRILCNLVGTDVENGELPKDMELVGGMVRNICYQNAVDYFGVEGL, encoded by the coding sequence ATGTCATTTATCACCGACGATTTTCTGCTTCAAAACGATACCGCACGTACGTTGTATCATGAATACGCTAAGAACGAACCCATATTTGACTATCATTGTCATCTTCCCCCAGAAGACGTAGCGGGCAATCGTCGCTTCGCCAATTTGTTCGAGATATGGCTGGAGGGGGATCACTATAAATGGCGCGCGATGCGGGCTAACGGAGTCCCTGAGCCGCTTTGCACAGGAGACGCTGATCCCTATGAAAAATTTCTGGCCTGGTGTAAAACAGTGCCCCATACGTTGCGTAATCCGCTTTACCACTGGAGCCATCTAGAGCTCCAGCGATACTTTGACATTGATCTTCCGATCAACGAGGACACTGCCAAAGAAATTTGGGAAACCGGTAATGAAACGCTGAAGTCAGATGATTTGAGTGCTCATGGAATCTTGAAGCGTTTTAAAGTGAAGGTAGTCGGTACCACTGACGATCCCACCGATTCCCTGGAGAACCATCAGGCGATTCAGTCGATGGATTTGGATACAAAAGTGATTCCGACGTTTCGGCCAGACAAAGGGCTCCAAGTGGATAACCCTACCGCCTTCAACGAATGGGTCGGCCGTTTGGGAGAGGTAGCCGGCATTGCCATCGATTCTCTGAGTTCCTTTTTGGATGCACTGAAAAAGAGGCACGACTTTTTCCATGAGATGGGCGGGCGGCTGACGGATCACGGACTTGAGCGTTGTTTCTACGCTGAAACGAGTGAAGCAACCGTCAGTAATGTGTTTAACAATACTCGAAAGGGAACGGCTGCTTCGAAAAGCGAAAGAGAACAGTTTGGCTTCTTTCTGATGAGGGAAGTAGGGCGCTGGAATGCGGAGAAAGCTTGGGCTATGCAGCTGCATTTGGGAGCGCTCAGAAGCAACAATACCCGTATGTTTAATGCGGTGGGGCCGGACACGGGCTTTGATTCGATTGGCGACACGCCGCAGGTCGAGACGATGGGAAAATTTTTCGACAGTTTGGACCAGACGAATCAGTTGCCTAAAACCGTCGTATACAATTTGAATTGGTCAGACAATTATTCGGTAGCGACGATGTTGGGAAATTTCCAGGATGGAGTGATACCTGGGAAAATGCAGCTTGGCACCGGTTGGTGGCATCTGGACCAGAAGGAAGCCATGGCGGCTCAGATGAATGCCCTTTCCAATCTAGGTCTGTTCCCGCGGTTTGTGGGGATGCTAACTGATTCCCGTTCCTTCCTTTCGTATCCACGACACGAGTATTTTAGACGGATATTGTGCAATTTGGTTGGTACCGACGTTGAAAACGGTGAGCTTCCAAAGGACATGGAGTTGGTGGGTGGTATGGTTAGGAACATTTGCTACCAGAATGCAGTCGACTATTTTGGGGTAGAAGGTCTCTAA